One genomic region from Cyanobium usitatum str. Tous encodes:
- a CDS encoding GIVxVP protein, which yields MSLNRTAKGIVLVPSLLLGGAFLAAGVWSEGPAASNKTLALSLGGLLMAAGLLAQLLPESKPESSDAD from the coding sequence ATGAGTCTGAATCGCACCGCCAAGGGCATCGTGCTGGTGCCCTCCCTGTTGCTGGGAGGTGCCTTCCTGGCCGCGGGGGTATGGAGTGAGGGCCCCGCGGCGAGCAATAAAACCCTGGCCCTTAGCTTGGGCGGGTTGCTGATGGCGGCTGGGCTACTGGCCCAACTCCTACCGGAGAGCAAACCAGAGTCTTCCGACGCCGACTGA
- a CDS encoding metallophosphoesterase family protein has protein sequence MGMFQRSTPKMVTWPGAFVSRRGFLSLAGLGVTALAVSGLRPDAAAAPRGGAKPLLPPRGDLRLVAISDLNSSYGSTSYLPEVLRAVELIPSWQPDLVLCGGDMVAGQKQGLSRVHLSAMWASFHRQLLAPLRRAGLPVAITMGNHDASSARSAGQYIFELDRQEAERYWRGQQNALGLKFVDASRFPFAYSVRQHDLFLLVWDASSASVPAEQVAWAERQLRSPEAQSARLRLVLGHLPLLAVGQGRDRPGEVLQQSEALRQLLERTGAHAYISGHHHAFFPGRVGQLDLLNLGALGSGPRRRLQDSTAPVQTLTVIDAFWPKGEGAGRTTYTSYNMTTLEPISSQQLPAQIQPSQGPPLRRIG, from the coding sequence ATGGGCATGTTCCAGCGCAGCACCCCGAAGATGGTGACCTGGCCTGGTGCCTTCGTCTCCCGACGTGGCTTCCTCAGCTTGGCTGGCTTGGGAGTGACCGCCTTGGCGGTATCAGGCCTGCGCCCTGATGCCGCTGCCGCCCCTAGGGGAGGTGCCAAACCGCTGCTGCCGCCCCGGGGCGACCTGCGCCTGGTGGCGATCAGCGATCTCAACAGCAGCTACGGCTCCACCAGCTACCTGCCGGAGGTGCTGCGGGCCGTTGAACTGATTCCCAGCTGGCAACCCGATCTGGTGCTCTGCGGCGGCGACATGGTGGCCGGGCAGAAGCAGGGCCTCAGCCGGGTTCACCTCAGTGCCATGTGGGCTTCCTTCCACCGCCAGCTGCTGGCGCCACTGCGGCGGGCGGGCCTGCCGGTGGCGATCACAATGGGCAACCACGATGCCTCTTCCGCCCGCTCTGCGGGCCAGTACATATTTGAGCTCGATCGCCAGGAGGCCGAGCGTTATTGGCGCGGCCAGCAGAACGCCCTGGGGCTCAAGTTTGTGGATGCCAGCCGCTTTCCCTTCGCTTACAGCGTGCGTCAGCACGACCTTTTCCTACTGGTGTGGGATGCCTCCTCAGCCAGCGTGCCCGCCGAACAGGTGGCCTGGGCCGAGCGCCAGCTGCGCAGCCCCGAGGCCCAATCGGCCCGGTTGCGGCTGGTGCTTGGCCATCTGCCGTTGCTGGCCGTTGGCCAGGGCCGGGACCGGCCTGGCGAGGTTTTGCAGCAGAGCGAGGCCCTGCGCCAGCTGCTGGAGCGCACCGGCGCCCATGCCTACATCAGCGGCCACCATCACGCCTTCTTCCCAGGTCGGGTGGGTCAACTGGACCTGCTCAACCTCGGCGCCCTGGGCAGCGGTCCGCGCCGCCGGCTGCAGGACAGCACGGCTCCGGTGCAGACCCTCACAGTGATTGATGCCTTCTGGCCCAAGGGTGAGGGCGCGGGACGCACCACCTACACCAGCTACAACATGACCACCCTGGAGCCGATCAGCAGCCAGCAGCTACCGGCCCAGATTCAACCCAGCCAGGGACCGCCGCTGCGGCGAATCGGCTGA
- a CDS encoding NAD(P)/FAD-dependent oxidoreductase: MLRLSELKLPLDHSEADLAAAVLRRLRLAPDQLLGLRLVKRSVDARKSAAITLVYSLDLDLDLDARAEARLLKRFAGDPHLRPSPDTTYHPVVSGANAGKMRPVVVGAGPCGYFAALLLAQMGFRPLLLERGKAIKQRSADTFGFWKGSADFNPESNAQFGEGGAGTFSDGKLYSQVSEAKPYVRKVLEELVAAGANSDILTLHHPHIGTYKLATVVRGLRQRIEALGGEVRFECRVDGLELNPEDRSIEGLQLDSGERIAATQVVLALGHSARDSFEMLKTAGVAMQPKPFAVGLRIEHPQSLIDRARWGQAAGHPRLGPAEYKLVHHCSETANLGRSVYSFCMCPGGLVVGATSEPGRVVTNGMSQHTRNERNANSGIVVGIELADLKPYGESADDPLAGVAFQRHWEGRAFVTGGSNYQAPAQRVSDFLANRPSQGSGGVIPSYQPGVCYGNLAGCLPDFVLTAIREALPAFERRIPGFLMDDALLTGVETRTSSPVRLPRDEITLECGNTPGLYPAGEGAGYAGGILSAAIDGIKVAEQVALSLTLPRPQHPAVPSESACDPT; encoded by the coding sequence GTGCTGCGCCTGAGCGAATTGAAGCTGCCCCTCGACCACAGCGAGGCCGACCTGGCGGCGGCAGTGCTGAGGCGCCTACGGCTCGCCCCCGATCAACTACTTGGGTTGCGGCTGGTTAAACGCAGCGTTGATGCCCGCAAGAGCGCGGCGATCACCCTCGTTTACAGCCTGGATCTGGATTTGGACCTTGATGCCCGGGCCGAGGCCCGGCTCCTGAAGCGCTTTGCCGGCGACCCCCACCTGCGGCCCAGCCCCGACACGACTTATCACCCCGTCGTAAGCGGAGCCAACGCAGGCAAGATGCGACCAGTGGTTGTGGGAGCTGGTCCCTGCGGCTATTTCGCGGCCCTGCTGCTGGCCCAGATGGGGTTTCGTCCCCTATTGCTGGAGCGGGGCAAGGCGATCAAGCAGCGCAGCGCCGACACCTTCGGCTTTTGGAAGGGGAGCGCTGACTTCAATCCCGAATCCAATGCCCAATTTGGCGAGGGTGGGGCTGGCACCTTCTCCGACGGCAAGCTTTACAGCCAGGTGAGCGAAGCCAAGCCCTACGTGCGCAAAGTGCTTGAAGAGCTAGTTGCCGCAGGCGCTAACTCTGACATCCTCACCCTGCACCACCCCCACATCGGCACCTACAAGCTGGCCACGGTGGTGCGGGGGTTGCGGCAGCGAATCGAGGCCCTAGGGGGCGAGGTGCGCTTCGAGTGCCGGGTAGATGGCCTGGAGCTAAATCCCGAGGACCGCTCCATCGAGGGCCTGCAGCTCGATAGTGGCGAACGAATTGCCGCTACCCAGGTGGTGCTGGCCCTTGGTCACAGCGCCCGGGACAGCTTTGAGATGTTGAAAACCGCCGGCGTGGCGATGCAGCCCAAGCCTTTCGCCGTTGGTCTACGCATCGAACATCCCCAGAGCCTGATTGACAGGGCCCGCTGGGGGCAGGCCGCCGGCCACCCCCGCCTGGGCCCAGCTGAATACAAGCTGGTGCATCACTGCAGTGAGACGGCCAACTTGGGCCGCAGTGTCTACAGCTTTTGCATGTGCCCGGGGGGATTGGTCGTGGGGGCCACCTCGGAGCCAGGTCGAGTAGTCACCAACGGCATGAGCCAGCACACCCGCAACGAACGCAATGCCAACAGCGGCATCGTGGTGGGTATCGAGCTAGCCGATCTGAAGCCCTACGGGGAAAGCGCCGACGATCCCCTCGCCGGCGTCGCTTTTCAGCGCCATTGGGAAGGTCGCGCCTTCGTTACAGGCGGCTCTAACTACCAAGCACCTGCCCAGCGGGTTAGCGATTTCCTCGCCAACCGCCCCAGTCAGGGCAGCGGCGGAGTGATTCCTTCGTACCAACCAGGAGTTTGCTACGGGAATTTGGCTGGCTGCCTACCGGACTTTGTGCTGACAGCTATCCGAGAGGCCCTGCCCGCCTTCGAGCGCCGCATTCCCGGCTTCCTAATGGACGATGCCCTGCTCACCGGTGTAGAGACACGCACCTCGTCGCCCGTGCGGCTACCCAGAGACGAAATAACCCTGGAGTGTGGCAACACCCCAGGGTTATACCCAGCCGGCGAGGGGGCTGGTTATGCCGGCGGGATCCTCTCGGCAGCAATTGATGGCATCAAAGTGGCCGAACAGGTAGCCCTGTCGCTCACTCTTCCTCGTCCTCAGCACCCAGCGGTACCAAGCGAATCTGCTTGCGACCCAACTTGA
- a CDS encoding AbrB family transcriptional regulator — MLTGADLLTKVKELGDVSKSDLVRACGYVSHKKDGSERLNFTAFYEALLNAKGVDFGGAAKTGKGGRKLSFNTKVQFNGNLMVGKAYTGMLDLKPGDEFEIKLGRKQIRLVPLGAEDEEE; from the coding sequence ATGCTCACTGGTGCCGACCTTCTCACCAAGGTCAAAGAACTCGGGGATGTGAGCAAGTCTGACTTGGTTCGCGCCTGCGGCTATGTCTCCCACAAAAAAGACGGTTCAGAACGGCTGAACTTCACAGCCTTCTACGAGGCTCTCTTGAATGCCAAGGGAGTCGATTTTGGCGGTGCAGCCAAAACCGGTAAGGGCGGCCGCAAGCTCAGCTTTAACACCAAAGTGCAGTTCAACGGCAACCTGATGGTTGGCAAGGCTTATACCGGCATGCTTGACCTCAAGCCTGGCGATGAGTTCGAAATCAAGTTGGGTCGCAAGCAGATTCGCTTGGTACCGCTGGGTGCTGAGGACGAGGAAGAGTGA
- the pgeF gene encoding peptidoglycan editing factor PgeF, protein MAEAVDPPFDRPDRDFNSLPGWTWVGTYGGYYLQCDLLQPFEHGFFTRQWQGRGPEVLAAYVSAGVSVHRLRQVHSAVVLPASQASADPFPEADGLVSDAGGQSLWACGADCTPVLIADPATGRVAACHAGWRGVAGGILERAVQQLVDGGSRPAELLVALGPAISGGSYQVQRLVSEQVAASLAAAPDASSLPALLEQLRQCGALQADPDPMKDRLDIRLAAQLQLERLGVPTAQIGSCPLCTASEPLLFHSWRRDQVKAVQWSGIVSQA, encoded by the coding sequence ATGGCCGAAGCGGTTGATCCCCCCTTTGATCGTCCCGACCGGGACTTCAATTCCCTACCCGGTTGGACCTGGGTAGGTACCTACGGCGGCTACTACCTCCAGTGCGACCTGCTCCAGCCGTTTGAGCACGGTTTTTTTACACGCCAATGGCAGGGACGGGGGCCGGAGGTGCTGGCGGCTTATGTGAGTGCTGGGGTGAGTGTGCACCGTCTACGCCAGGTGCACAGCGCGGTGGTTTTGCCAGCCAGCCAGGCCAGCGCCGATCCCTTTCCCGAGGCCGATGGTCTTGTTAGTGATGCCGGCGGCCAAAGCCTCTGGGCTTGTGGCGCTGACTGCACCCCGGTGCTGATTGCTGATCCCGCTACTGGCCGGGTGGCGGCTTGCCACGCTGGTTGGCGCGGTGTGGCAGGTGGCATCCTCGAGCGCGCCGTGCAGCAGCTGGTGGATGGAGGCAGTCGGCCGGCCGAGCTGCTGGTTGCACTAGGACCAGCGATCAGCGGTGGCTCTTACCAGGTGCAGCGGCTGGTGTCGGAACAGGTTGCGGCGTCTCTAGCCGCCGCCCCTGATGCTTCTTCGCTGCCTGCTCTGCTTGAGCAGTTGCGTCAGTGCGGCGCTCTGCAGGCTGACCCAGACCCTATGAAAGACCGCCTTGATATTCGCCTTGCAGCCCAGCTCCAACTGGAGCGACTTGGGGTGCCAACGGCGCAAATTGGCAGCTGCCCTCTTTGTACAGCCAGCGAACCACTGCTTTTTCACTCCTGGCGGCGCGATCAGGTGAAGGCGGTGCAGTGGAGCGGGATTGTTTCTCAGGCTTAA
- a CDS encoding Tab2/Atab2 family RNA-binding protein — protein MKQAAPDWELDYYSRPILDEDGKKRWELLICSTPEVPGPGELASESFRWVQACPATSVNSIWLREALEAALAAAAAQGFGPPRRLRCWRASMRTMVQRAAEGLGLELVASRRTYALVSWLQERERLVYPQEPGYMAGPLAPPPKALRPIAVPLPEAARGDSWAWATLPLGVLAAASEWELGFAGLVPLPEAVSAELPVPGIRLFSSTRALALAGWLAGLEPVRLEISGPQLVLEAGLEDRWLLTNLPAEEAEVATAAFAAAREQAGGLQFLAVQASEQDQRFEGFWLLRDLPDA, from the coding sequence ATGAAGCAGGCCGCTCCAGATTGGGAGCTCGACTACTACTCACGTCCCATCCTTGATGAAGATGGCAAAAAGCGCTGGGAGCTGCTGATCTGTTCCACCCCTGAGGTGCCAGGACCAGGGGAGCTAGCGAGCGAATCCTTCCGCTGGGTCCAGGCCTGCCCTGCCACCAGCGTTAATTCGATCTGGCTGAGGGAGGCGCTGGAGGCGGCGTTGGCTGCTGCTGCCGCCCAGGGTTTTGGGCCGCCGAGGCGGCTGCGCTGCTGGCGTGCCTCGATGCGCACCATGGTGCAGCGGGCGGCGGAGGGGCTGGGCTTGGAGCTGGTGGCCAGCCGCCGCACCTACGCCCTGGTGAGCTGGCTACAGGAACGGGAGCGCCTGGTGTACCCCCAAGAGCCCGGCTACATGGCCGGCCCCTTAGCCCCGCCCCCCAAGGCCTTGCGACCGATTGCGGTGCCCTTGCCGGAAGCGGCGCGGGGCGACAGCTGGGCCTGGGCCACCTTGCCCTTGGGTGTCCTGGCCGCTGCTTCGGAGTGGGAGCTTGGCTTTGCGGGCCTCGTACCCCTGCCAGAGGCGGTGTCTGCCGAGCTGCCGGTGCCGGGAATTCGCCTATTCAGCTCCACCAGGGCCCTGGCCCTGGCCGGCTGGCTGGCTGGGCTCGAACCCGTGCGGCTTGAGATCAGTGGCCCGCAGCTGGTGCTTGAGGCTGGCCTTGAGGATCGCTGGCTACTCACCAACTTGCCGGCTGAGGAGGCAGAGGTAGCCACTGCCGCTTTTGCGGCCGCCCGAGAGCAGGCCGGTGGCCTTCAGTTTCTTGCCGTTCAGGCCAGCGAGCAGGACCAGCGCTTTGAGGGCTTCTGGTTGCTGCGCGATCTTCCCGACGCTTGA
- a CDS encoding S1 RNA-binding domain-containing protein, protein MAGTGSQPPSSSSRPVPPGPARPVPARPQPQAPLRKPPQVLMIRKDEPAPPPSSTEPALASAPLNRVAAPAAAPVRNDDELFDLGSMEGLTMADLLGPDPSQKRAAKAAVAGEPSTKPAARSVDDFDFDEEAFLAALDDHEPHGTTGEVVRGTVIGVESDGVYVDIGGKAPGFMPKKECGLGVITNLKETFPKGLEVDVLVTGEQNADGMVTISARALALRQSWEKVRLLEKEGKVVQVKVNGFNRGGITCELEGLRGFIPRSQLQEGENHEALVGKTLGAAFLEVNPETRKLVLSEKKAATAALFQNLEVGQLVEGQVVAIKPYGLFVDLGGVSGLLHQSAISGGQLRDLREVFGQGDRVKALITELDPGRGRIALNTALLEGQPGELLIDRDKVMAEAPERANRARSVLRQQEQGAG, encoded by the coding sequence ATGGCCGGTACCGGCAGTCAACCGCCCTCATCCTCATCCCGGCCCGTCCCCCCTGGTCCTGCGCGCCCAGTCCCTGCACGCCCCCAGCCGCAGGCGCCCCTGCGTAAGCCGCCCCAGGTGTTGATGATCCGCAAGGACGAGCCCGCCCCGCCGCCGTCTTCGACTGAGCCTGCGCTTGCCTCTGCTCCCCTTAACCGGGTTGCTGCACCTGCCGCCGCTCCCGTCCGAAACGACGACGAGTTGTTTGACCTGGGCTCCATGGAGGGCCTCACCATGGCCGATCTTTTGGGCCCTGACCCGAGTCAGAAGCGTGCTGCGAAGGCTGCTGTTGCCGGAGAGCCCAGCACCAAGCCCGCGGCCCGGAGCGTCGACGACTTCGACTTTGACGAAGAAGCCTTTCTGGCGGCTCTCGACGACCACGAGCCCCATGGCACCACTGGAGAGGTGGTGCGCGGCACCGTGATCGGTGTCGAAAGCGATGGCGTTTACGTGGACATCGGCGGCAAGGCGCCGGGTTTCATGCCAAAGAAAGAGTGCGGCCTGGGGGTGATCACCAACCTCAAGGAGACCTTCCCCAAGGGGCTTGAGGTGGATGTGCTCGTCACCGGCGAGCAAAACGCCGATGGCATGGTGACCATCAGCGCCCGTGCCTTGGCCCTCCGCCAGAGCTGGGAGAAGGTGAGGCTCCTGGAGAAGGAGGGCAAGGTGGTTCAGGTCAAAGTGAACGGCTTCAATCGCGGTGGTATCACCTGTGAACTTGAGGGATTGCGTGGTTTCATCCCCCGCTCCCAGCTCCAGGAGGGAGAAAACCATGAGGCTTTGGTGGGTAAGACCCTTGGGGCCGCTTTCTTAGAGGTCAATCCAGAGACCCGCAAGCTGGTGTTGTCGGAGAAGAAGGCTGCCACTGCAGCCCTGTTCCAAAACCTGGAGGTGGGTCAGCTGGTCGAAGGCCAGGTGGTGGCAATTAAGCCCTATGGCTTGTTTGTCGATCTAGGCGGTGTGAGCGGTTTGTTGCACCAATCAGCAATTAGTGGTGGTCAGCTGCGGGACCTGCGTGAGGTTTTTGGCCAGGGAGACCGGGTCAAGGCCCTGATCACCGAGCTGGATCCGGGCCGAGGCCGCATCGCCCTCAATACCGCCCTTCTCGAGGGACAGCCCGGTGAGCTGCTGATCGATCGCGACAAGGTGATGGCTGAGGCTCCAGAGCGGGCCAACCGGGCCCGCTCCGTGCTGCGCCAGCAAGAACAAGGGGCCGGATGA
- a CDS encoding creatininase family protein, which translates to MPQQRHLEQLAWPQVQELAAQPGSTVVWPWGSVEQHGPQLPLGTDGLFAERVLDTVLAELEPSLPIVRLPLQSIGFSPEHRGFSGTISLPAQVLIEQLVAVGKELASTGFQRLVLFNGHGGQISLLQTAARQLRAERPELAVLPCFLWSGPEGIAELIPEPERSDGLHAGLAETSLMLHLAPQLVGEQRPCDGKRGEAIPAGWSLEGAAPLAWLSQELSLTGVVGDASGASAALGAQLFDRLVAGWQHRFETLLASPWPGLGTVRVR; encoded by the coding sequence ATGCCCCAGCAGCGCCACCTTGAGCAGCTGGCCTGGCCGCAGGTTCAGGAGCTCGCAGCCCAGCCTGGAAGCACGGTTGTCTGGCCCTGGGGCTCGGTCGAGCAACACGGCCCCCAGCTACCGCTCGGAACGGATGGCCTGTTTGCCGAACGAGTGCTGGACACAGTTTTGGCAGAGCTGGAGCCAAGCCTGCCGATCGTGCGGCTGCCGCTGCAGAGCATCGGCTTCTCCCCCGAGCACCGTGGTTTCAGTGGCACCATCAGCCTCCCCGCCCAGGTCCTGATCGAGCAACTGGTGGCTGTGGGCAAGGAACTGGCCAGCACAGGTTTTCAGCGCCTGGTGTTGTTTAACGGACATGGAGGCCAAATATCCCTGCTCCAGACCGCCGCGCGCCAGCTGCGGGCGGAGCGGCCCGAGCTGGCCGTGCTGCCCTGCTTTTTATGGAGTGGTCCCGAGGGGATCGCCGAGCTGATCCCCGAGCCGGAGCGCTCCGACGGGCTGCACGCGGGCCTCGCAGAAACCAGCCTGATGCTGCACCTTGCCCCCCAGCTGGTGGGCGAGCAGCGCCCCTGCGATGGCAAGCGAGGCGAGGCCATCCCCGCGGGCTGGAGCCTGGAAGGGGCCGCCCCGCTTGCCTGGCTCAGCCAGGAACTCAGCCTCACCGGAGTGGTTGGCGACGCCAGCGGTGCTTCTGCAGCCCTGGGAGCCCAACTTTTTGACCGGTTGGTGGCAGGTTGGCAACACCGCTTCGAAACCCTGCTGGCCAGCCCCTGGCCAGGTCTAGGGACGGTCAGGGTTCGGTAG
- a CDS encoding aldehyde oxygenase (deformylating) translates to MTTLAPANVSEAFPADQLPDFSTDTYKDAYSRINAIVIEGEQEAHDNYISIGGLLPDQAEELARLARMELKHMKGFTACANNLGVTADMPFAKEFFSPLHNNFQKALAEGKVTTCLLIQAILIEAFAISAYHIYIPVADPFARKITEGVVKDEYTHLNYGQEWLKANLETVREELEQANRENLPLVRKMLEQVAGDAAVLQMDQEDLMADFLTSYQEALLEVGFTSREIAKMAAAALIG, encoded by the coding sequence ATGACAACCCTTGCTCCTGCAAATGTTTCCGAGGCGTTTCCCGCAGACCAACTGCCCGACTTCAGCACTGATACCTACAAGGACGCCTACAGCCGGATCAACGCGATCGTGATTGAAGGCGAGCAGGAGGCTCACGACAATTACATCTCTATCGGTGGGTTGCTCCCCGACCAAGCTGAGGAGCTAGCCAGGCTGGCCCGCATGGAGCTGAAGCACATGAAAGGCTTTACAGCTTGCGCCAACAACCTCGGCGTCACTGCTGACATGCCATTTGCTAAGGAGTTCTTCTCGCCTTTGCACAACAACTTTCAGAAGGCTTTAGCTGAAGGCAAGGTCACAACCTGTCTTTTGATTCAAGCCATTTTGATTGAAGCATTTGCGATTTCGGCGTATCACATCTATATCCCTGTAGCCGACCCCTTCGCACGCAAGATCACCGAAGGCGTAGTCAAAGATGAATACACCCATCTTAATTATGGTCAGGAATGGCTCAAAGCCAACCTTGAAACCGTACGAGAAGAGCTGGAGCAGGCAAACCGGGAAAACCTGCCCTTGGTGCGCAAGATGCTCGAGCAAGTAGCCGGAGACGCGGCTGTTCTGCAAATGGACCAGGAGGATTTGATGGCCGATTTCCTCACCTCCTATCAGGAGGCTCTGCTCGAAGTGGGCTTCACCTCCAGGGAGATCGCCAAAATGGCAGCTGCTGCATTGATCGGCTGA
- a CDS encoding long-chain acyl-[acyl-carrier-protein] reductase has product MFGLIGHSTSFEAAREKARTLGFEEFAEGDLDVWCSAPPQLVEHLQVTSATGKTIEGAYIDSCFVPEMLSRFKTARRKVLSAMELAQKNGIDITALGGFTSIIFENFNLLKEQQIRSTTLEWERFTTGNTHTAWVICRQVETNAPKLGIDLSQARVAVIGATGDIGSAVCRWLSLRTGVKELLLVARQPQPLLDLQQELGGGRILKLEEALLEADVVVWVASLPQTLSIDAASLKSPCLMIDGGYPKNLDTKASGDGIHVLKGGIVEFFSDITWQMMEMAEMDNPKRQMFACFAEAILLEFEGIHTNFSWGRNNISLDKMDLIGAASLRHGFQALGLSTQIDPTPALTTA; this is encoded by the coding sequence ATGTTCGGCCTGATCGGTCACTCCACAAGTTTCGAGGCTGCCCGTGAAAAGGCTCGCACTCTTGGCTTTGAGGAGTTTGCCGAAGGTGACCTCGACGTTTGGTGTAGTGCCCCTCCCCAATTGGTGGAGCATCTTCAGGTCACCAGCGCTACAGGCAAGACCATAGAAGGGGCCTACATCGACTCCTGTTTCGTGCCAGAAATGCTGAGCCGGTTTAAAACCGCTCGCCGCAAGGTGCTCAGCGCCATGGAGCTTGCCCAAAAAAATGGGATCGATATCACCGCTTTGGGCGGCTTTACCTCGATCATTTTTGAAAATTTCAACCTGCTCAAGGAGCAGCAAATCCGCTCCACCACCTTGGAATGGGAGCGATTCACTACCGGAAACACCCACACCGCCTGGGTGATTTGTCGCCAAGTGGAAACCAATGCCCCCAAGCTCGGTATCGATCTGAGCCAAGCACGGGTCGCAGTCATCGGGGCTACCGGGGATATCGGCAGCGCTGTATGCCGTTGGCTTAGCCTGCGCACTGGGGTCAAGGAGCTTTTATTGGTCGCCCGCCAGCCCCAACCCTTGCTTGACCTCCAGCAGGAGCTGGGCGGCGGCCGGATCCTCAAGCTAGAAGAGGCCCTACTGGAAGCAGATGTGGTGGTTTGGGTGGCCAGCTTGCCCCAAACGCTGAGCATCGATGCTGCCAGCCTTAAGTCGCCCTGCCTGATGATCGACGGCGGCTACCCGAAAAACCTCGACACCAAGGCCAGTGGCGACGGCATCCATGTATTGAAGGGCGGCATCGTTGAGTTTTTCAGCGATATCACCTGGCAAATGATGGAAATGGCTGAAATGGACAACCCCAAACGTCAGATGTTTGCCTGTTTCGCCGAAGCCATCCTGCTGGAGTTCGAAGGTATCCACACCAACTTCAGCTGGGGGCGCAACAACATCAGCCTCGACAAGATGGATCTGATCGGTGCCGCTTCCCTGCGCCATGGCTTCCAGGCCTTGGGGCTATCCACCCAGATCGATCCCACCCCAGCCCTGACTACCGCCTGA
- a CDS encoding acetyl-CoA carboxylase carboxyltransferase subunit alpha — protein sequence MARRALLEFEKPLVELEEQIEQIRQLARDSEVDVSQQLLQLETLATRRRKDIFDALTPSQKIQVARHPQRPSTLDYIQVITDEWLELHGDRRGSDDRALVGGVGRIGEQGVVLLGHQKGRDTKENVARNFGMASPGGYRKAMRLMEHADRFRLPILSFIDTPGAYAGVLAEEQGQGEAIAVNLREMFRLRVPILATVIGEGGSGGALGIGVADRLLMFEHSVYTVASPEACASILWRDAGKASTAAEALKITGPDLLKLGIVDLVLPEPSGGNHSAPLQAAETLKSALLEQLSELQGLSESQLIEQRYAKFRRMGRVLDSESPAASPSS from the coding sequence ATGGCCCGCCGCGCCTTGCTGGAGTTCGAAAAACCCCTCGTTGAGCTCGAAGAGCAGATCGAGCAAATCCGCCAGCTGGCTCGCGACTCGGAGGTGGATGTTAGTCAGCAGCTGCTGCAGCTCGAGACCCTGGCCACCAGACGTCGCAAAGACATCTTCGACGCCCTGACGCCCTCCCAGAAGATCCAGGTGGCCCGCCACCCCCAGCGGCCCAGCACCCTGGACTACATCCAGGTAATTACTGATGAGTGGCTGGAGCTGCATGGCGACCGCCGTGGCAGTGACGACCGGGCCCTAGTGGGTGGGGTTGGCAGGATCGGTGAGCAGGGGGTGGTGCTGCTCGGACATCAAAAAGGCCGCGACACCAAGGAAAACGTCGCCCGCAACTTCGGCATGGCATCCCCAGGCGGCTATCGCAAGGCGATGCGCCTGATGGAGCATGCCGATCGCTTTCGCCTGCCGATCTTGAGTTTCATCGATACGCCGGGTGCCTACGCGGGGGTACTGGCCGAGGAGCAGGGTCAGGGTGAAGCGATCGCCGTCAATCTGCGTGAGATGTTCCGGCTGCGGGTGCCGATTCTTGCCACGGTGATCGGCGAAGGCGGATCTGGTGGCGCCCTAGGCATCGGCGTAGCCGACAGGCTGCTGATGTTCGAGCACAGCGTTTACACGGTGGCTAGCCCAGAAGCCTGCGCCTCGATCCTGTGGCGGGACGCAGGCAAGGCCTCCACTGCAGCTGAGGCTCTCAAGATCACAGGCCCCGATCTGCTGAAGCTCGGCATTGTTGACCTGGTGTTGCCCGAGCCTTCCGGCGGCAACCACTCCGCTCCTCTGCAGGCAGCTGAAACCCTGAAATCTGCCCTACTCGAGCAACTCAGCGAACTGCAGGGCCTAAGTGAATCCCAATTGATCGAGCAGCGCTACGCCAAATTTCGCCGCATGGGAAGGGTGCTCGACAGCGAGTCCCCAGCTGCCTCCCCCAGCTCTTAA
- a CDS encoding SDR family oxidoreductase: MPDSAPVALITGASRGIGAAAAHKFAAAGYDLLLLARSSADLASLTTALKPTGRRVESIGLDLAEPASIAPGLADLCNRGLTPTVVINNAGVAYTGSLAEMPLEQWQRLMQLNLSAVFQVCQSLLPRLRQAGGGQIINVNSHAAHQAFPDWGAYCVSKAALLALSRCLAVEERPFGIRVSTLTLGAVNTPLWESENVHSTFDRRAMLDVERASEALLYLAQQPATSVVEDLTLMPATGAL; encoded by the coding sequence TTGCCTGATTCAGCACCTGTTGCTCTGATCACCGGCGCCTCCCGAGGCATAGGTGCCGCAGCAGCCCACAAGTTTGCCGCTGCCGGCTACGACTTACTCTTGCTGGCCAGGAGCTCTGCCGACCTCGCGTCGCTCACAACGGCCCTAAAGCCCACTGGCAGGAGAGTCGAATCCATTGGCCTCGATCTGGCAGAGCCAGCGTCTATTGCTCCCGGATTGGCAGACCTCTGCAACCGAGGCCTCACCCCTACGGTTGTGATTAACAATGCCGGCGTTGCTTATACGGGCTCCCTGGCAGAGATGCCCCTAGAGCAATGGCAACGGTTGATGCAGCTGAATCTCAGTGCTGTATTTCAGGTCTGCCAGTCGCTGCTACCGCGACTCAGGCAGGCTGGCGGCGGACAGATCATCAATGTCAACAGCCATGCAGCCCACCAAGCCTTCCCCGACTGGGGCGCTTACTGCGTCAGCAAGGCCGCTCTCCTCGCCCTCAGCCGATGCCTGGCAGTCGAAGAACGCCCCTTTGGCATACGGGTGAGCACCCTCACCCTAGGTGCGGTGAATACGCCTCTCTGGGAGAGCGAAAACGTCCACAGCACGTTCGATCGCCGTGCCATGCTTGACGTTGAAAGGGCATCTGAAGCCCTGCTGTACTTGGCCCAACAGCCAGCCACCTCAGTGGTGGAAGATCTCACCCTCATGCCGGCCACCGGCGCGCTTTGA